A genomic segment from Spinacia oleracea cultivar Varoflay chromosome 3, BTI_SOV_V1, whole genome shotgun sequence encodes:
- the LOC110784105 gene encoding heavy metal-associated isoprenylated plant protein 39-like: MQKLIVKLDIHDDLSCKQKAIKLVSSISGIDSISMDGKEKKLTVIGDMDPVAVVKKLRRYYHTEIVSVGPAKEPEKPKEKPKDEPKPIVPVMDFIHAMQAHNSSNATYIVDPCYSRYNGYYRSVEEDPNGCVIS, encoded by the exons ATGCAG AAATTGATAGTGAAATTGGATATCCACGATGATTTGAGCTGCAAGCAAAAGGCTATAAAACTGGTCTCTTCTATTTCTG GGATTGATTCAATCTCAATGGACGGAAAGGAAAAGAAACTGACAGTAATAGGAGACATGGATCCTGTGGCAGTAGTGAAGAAATTAAGAAGGTACTACCATACTGAAATTGTCTCGGTTGGGCCTGCAAAAGAGCCTGAGAAGCCCAAAGAAAAGCCCAAAGACGAGCCCAAACCCATAGTCCCGGTAATGGATTTTATCCATGCCATGCAGGCCCATAACTCCAGTAATGCTACCTACATTGTTGATCCATGCTATTCTAGATACAATGGTTATTACAGAAGCGTGGAAGAAGATCCAAATGGTTGCGTTATTAGTTAA
- the LOC110784104 gene encoding heavy metal-associated isoprenylated plant protein 39, with translation MQKLIVKLEIHDDLSCKQKAIKLVSSISGIDSISMDGKEKKLTVIGDMDPVAVVKKLRRYYHTEIVSVGPAKEPEKPNEKPKDEPKPVVPVMDFIHAMQAHNSSNATYIVDPFYSRYNGYYRSVEEDPNGCVIC, from the exons ATGCAG AAATTGATAGTGAAATTGGAAATCCATGATGATTTGAGCTGCAAGCAAAAGGCTATAAAACTGGTCTCTTCTATTTCTG GGATTGATTCTATCTCAATGGACggaaaggaaaagaaattgACAGTAATAGGAGACATGGATCCTGTGGCAGTGGTGAAGAAATTAAGAAGGTACTACCATACTGAAATTGTCTCAGTTGGGCCTGCAAAAGAGCCTGAGAAGCCCAACGAAAAGCCCAAAGACGAGCCCAAACCCGTGGTCCCGGTAATGGATTTCATCCATGCAATGCAGGCCCATAACTCCAGTAATGCTACCTACATTGTTGATCCATTCTATTCTAGATACAATGGTTATTACAGAAGCGTGGAAGAAGATCCAAATGGTTGTGTTATTTGTTAA
- the LOC110784181 gene encoding uncharacterized protein, translating to MSCVSCDSECRTSAAAFEPIEVSGEFRKISYTRDYLLSLVEVNVPKSLPTGFDRSILSELDDACKSECEHQKLPGNESPFTGRTLVDSSRSSSEKWGGCKLSSEDSKSTGCKVDRFLYKSAPENQKFPLLESPFTGKIYSDSSRDSSEKWGSCKLSSEDSKSTGCKINRFICKSALEHQKLPLLQSPVTGKICSDSTQDSSEKWGSCKWSSKDSKSTDEGKFLSNQSNRFWQKPESTAILGSVQNSEQSGVLGSWSASKLLSPGPEVAILKPPGTDSCLLSRWKEPYRPPPFYKAMNHSGLPNHDTSSNETPVCAECSSKERAMEGSWRKDTCLVLDEHPTVPEITSQKNPSPVSPAICGSVVHPCYGEASEECRTEESPDHHLLTQDPVVQQLPSKSQLIKMDSGLEIDVEELQGQILEGGRFSALINLKEAEEIDAYFLDEKHDVLVDDGRNSYRTKSKFIHWFPENDEANCNVSPGAEKDGWKVWGAPTRKSTKENHSGQRKPEEASTYSQKAPCSKKIEADVLDCLGSDHIEPNNSYPDDISYDSGSIQESYELDKVTDNADLSLELNLPDEDSLIAIDDIYIFKQEEPNPPKITTRGGRVSPSPDPSPDPWFHESRKTRSENVQQNLSFPDPWFHESQKTGSENVQQNLSFPDPWFHESQKTGSENVQQNLSFPDPWFHESQKSGSENVQQNFNLPDPWFHESHVNAPPTFHYPLNRYNHYNPYAFIPPTFGHQTQNYEPIQNFPQPRMSHADDDYCPELDKILSTDPSNYHQFLQTPCCDSEPNVLRSIPLNYQTNVKSTMDMGKRGFLANERVKSAINHYLHIQRMLAQRNLEAAEQRAYSQALSNRFW from the exons ATGAGTTGCGTGTCTTGCGACAGCGAATGTCGGACCTCAGCAGCAGCTTTCGAACCGATTGAAGTTTCTGGAGAATTCCGGAA GATTTCGTATACAAGAGATTACTTGTTGTCTCTCGTTGAAGTGAATGTTCCGAAATCGTTGCCTACTGGATTTGATCGGTCTATCCTCAG TGAGCTGGATGATGCTTGCAAGAGTGAATGCGAGCACCAGAAACTACCGGGTAACGAGTCACCATTTACTGGCAGGACATTGGTTGATTCTAGTCGAAGTTCATCTGAAAAATGGGGTGGTTGTAAGTTGAGCTCAGAAGACAGCAAGTCGACAG GATGCAAAGTCGACAGGTTTCTTTACAAGAGCGCACCTGAGAACCAGAAATTTCCTCTTCTCGAGTCACCATTCACTGGCAAGATATATAGTGATTCTAGTCGGGATTCATCTGAAAAATGGGGCAGTTGTAAATTGAGCTCAGAAGACAGCAAGTCCACAG GATGCAAAATCAACAGGTTTATTTGCAAGAGTGCACTTGAGCACCAGAAACTACCCCTTCTTCAGTCACCAGTCACTGGCAAGATATGTAGTGATTCTACTCAGGATTCGTCTGAAAAATGGGGCAGTTGTAAGTGGAGCTCAAAAGACAGCAAGTCCACTG ATGAGGGTAAATTCCTTAGCAATCAATCTAATCGTTTCTGGCAAAAGCCTGAAAGTACTGCCATTTTGGGATCAGTGCAAAACTCTGAACAAAGTGGCGTTCTAGGAAGCTGGTCTGCATCAAAGCTACTTTCACCCGGACCTGAAGTGGCAATTTTAAAACCTCCAGGAACTGATAGTTGTCTACTGAGTAGGTGGAAAGAACCATATCGTCCTCCCCCCTTTTATAAG GCAATGAATCATTCAGGGTTACCAAATCATGACACCTCTAGCAATGAAACACCAGTCTGTGCTGAATGCTCAAGCAAGGAGAGGGCAATGGAGGGAAGTTGGAGGAAAG ATACTTGTCTAGTGCTCGATGAGCATCCAACGGTGCCAGAAATAACCAGCCAGAAAAATCCCTCACCTGTCTCTCCTGCTATTTGTGGATCAGTAGTACACCCCTGTTATGGGGAGGCTTCCGAAGAGTGTCGTACAGAAGAATCTCCTGATCATCACCTTCTGACACAG GATCCAGTGGTGCAACAGTTGCCATCTAAGAGCCAGTTGATTAAGATGGATTCTGGATTGGAGATTGATGTAGAGGAGTTGCAGGGTCAAATTTTGGAGGGAGGTCGGTTCTCTGCCCTTATCAATTTAAAAGAAGCAGAGGAAATTGATGCTTACTTTCTTGACGAG AAACATGATGTCCTGGTGGATGATGGCAGAAACAGCTACAGAACTAAATCAAAATTTATACACTGGTTTCCAGAAAATG ATGAAGCTAATTGTAACGTCTCACCGGGGGCTGAGAAAGATGGGTGGAAAGTTTGGGGAGCACCTACTAGAAAGTCAACGAAGGAGAATCATTCAGGTCAAAGAAAACCAGAGGAGGCATCAACTTATAGTCAGAAAGCTCCATGTAGCAAGAAAATAGAGGCTGATGTTTTGGATTGCCTCGGCTCTGACCATATCGAGCCAAACAATTCCTATCCCGATGACATCAGTTATGATTCTGGGAGCATTCAAGAGTCGTACGAGTTGGATAAAGTAACTGATAATGCTGATTTAAGTTTGGAACTCAATCTACCTGATGAGGATAGTTTGATTGCTATTGATGACATCTACATCTTCAAACAAGAAGAGCCAAATCCTCCCAAAATCACTACGAGAGGTGGAAGAGTTTCTCCTTCTCCTGACCCATCTCCTGACCCATGGTTCCATGAATCTCGGAAAACACGGTCAGAAAATGTTCAGCAAAATTTGAGCTTTCCTGACCCATGGTTCCATGAATCTCAGAAAACAGGATCAGAAAATGTTCAGCAAAATTTGAGCTTTCCTGACCCATGGTTCCATGAATCTCAGAAAACAGGATCAGAAAATGTTCAGCAAAATTTGAGCTTTCCTGACCCATGGTTCCATGAATCTCAGAAGTCAGGGTCAGAAAATGTTCAGCAAAATTTCAACTTGCCTGACCCATGGTTCCATGAATCTCATGTCAATGCCCCACCCACATTTCATTATCCATTGAACCGTTACAATCATTATAATCCATACGCTTTCATCCCACCTACCTTTGGACACCAGACACAAAATTATGAACCAATTCAGAATTTCCCCCAACCAAGAATGTCACATGCTGATGATGACTATTGCCCTGAACTTGACAAAATTCTTTCAACTGATCCCTCAAACTATCATCAGTTTCTTCAGACCCCGTGTTGCGATTCGGAGCCTAACGTGTTAAGAAGTATTCCTCTCAATTATCAGACAAATGTAAAATCAACCATGGATATGGGAAAGAGAG GTTTTCTTGCTAACGAGAGAGTCAAGTCTGCAATTAACCATTACCTCCACATACAAAGGATGCTGGCACAAAGGAATCTTGAAGCAGCAGAGCAAAGGGCTTACAGTCAAGCACTCAGCAACCGTTTCTGGTAA
- the LOC110784101 gene encoding nuclear pore complex protein NUP93A-like, translating into MANDADMSGWTDLLHSSTKLLEQAAPSAQFPPLQRNLDQLEALSKKLKAKTLRNEAPSQSIAATRLLAREGINAEQLARDLKSFELKTTYEDVFPAEATTVEEFLQQVHEMAMVSAIQEAQKDNLRNFNDYMMKVLEDDWQKEKRDFLQGLSRISTLPRSNTGEASNAITRSGQIVSVASTPLALSGPSNMEIIPHNNKPIEEKKASVYAEAVKSLNSSRERASSFKPATAFKVAFESLAYEAYGGKSVGMQKIWHLVQTLVGEDINIQQNISRKMLLVNGARRHLEWGHTKHVIETIQNHPVQAALGGSVGNLQRIHAFLRIRLRDHGVLDFDAADARRQPPLDTTWQQIYFCLRSGYYDEAKSVAQSSRVSLQFSPQLSEWISTGGVVSANTAAAASEECEKMFRMGDRGARAVYDRKKLLLYAMVSGSRKQIDRLLRELPNLFNTIEDFLWFQLCAIRENSHGASSSALNEGSVPYTLDDLQTYLNKFEPSYYTKSGKDPLMYPYVLLLSIQLLPAVIYLSKEMGEGFNIDAVHIAITFADHGVFSEGAAAGQKIGLMDAFAEVSSMIRQYGSAYLRIGNLSMALEYFAQAAAAVGGGQMSWVGRGSLDQQRQRSLMLKQLLTELLLRDNGIYLLLGPRGAGEEAELRRFFTDAGSRQQFLLEAARQCQETGLYDKSVEIQKRVGAFGMALDTINKCLSEAICSLSRGKLDGDSRTAALIHSGNEILEMCKYYPEISVKDREHVIEQETVLRQLEATLSIQEHARQGRHLDALREISKLPFLPLDPRATTGFSMDSFQNLSPYVQACVPDLLRVALSCLDNVTDTDGSLRALRTKIANFLANNLHRNWPGDLFDKVARSL; encoded by the exons ATGGCGAACGATGCAGACATGAGCGGTTGGACAGACCTTCTTCACTCCTCTACCAAGCTTCTCGAACAAGCCGCTCCTTCAGCACAGTTTCCTCCTCTCCAG AGGAATTTGGATCAATTGGAAGCCTTGTCGAAGAAGCTCAAGGCTAAAACCCTAAGAAatgaagctccttctcagtctATTGCTGCTACCAG GCTGTTGGCTCGTGAGGGGATTAATGCAGAGCAACTTGCCAGGGATTTGAAGTCTTTTGAACTGAAG ACCACATACGAGGATGTTTTCCCAGCTGAAGCAACTACTGTTGAAGAATTCCTCCAACAG GTACATGAGATGGCAATGGTCTCAGCCATCCAGGAAGCTCAGAAAGATAATCTGAGAAATTTTAATGATTATATGATGAAGGTTTTGGAG GATGATTGGCAAAAGGAGAAAAGGGATTTTCTTCAAGGCTTGAGCCGTATTTCAACCTTACCACGTTCAAATACTGGTGAAGCAAGTAATGCAATTACTCGTTCAGGTCAAATTGTATCAGTAGCTTCTACGCCTCTTGCCCTCAGTGGTCCCTCCAATATGGAGATTATCCCTCATAATAATAAGCCCATTGAGGAAAAAAAGGCTTCAGTATATGCTGAAGCCGTGAAGAGCCTCAACAGCTCAAGGGAGCGTGCTTCATCTTTCAAA CCTGCTACAGCTTTTAAGGTTGCTTTTGAAAGTTTGGCTTATGAGGCCTATGGGGGAAAATCAGTCGGCATGCAGAAAATATGGCACCTTGTGCAG ACATTGGTGGGTGAGGATATTAACATTCAGCAAAATATTTCTAGAAAAATGTTATTGGTGAATGGTGCAAGGCGGCATCTGGAGTGGGGACATACAAAGCATGTAATTGAAACTATACAAAATCATCCTGTACAG GCTGCACTTGGGGGCTCAGTTGGTAACCTACAAAGAATACATGCCTTTCTTCGG ATCCGTTTACGAGATCATGGAGTTCTAGATTTTGATGCAGCTGATGCCAGGAGGCAACCTCCTTTGGATACAACTTGGCAACAG ATATATTTCTGTTTGAGAAGTGGGTATTACGATGAAGCGAAGAGTGTAGCTCAGTCATCTCGTGTTTCTCTTCAATTTTCTCCTCAG CTTTCAGAATGGATATCTACTGGAGGGGTGGTATCTGCAAATACTGCTGCCGCTGCTTCTGAAGAATGTGAGAAAATGTTCAGAATGGGTGATCGTGGGGCTCGAGCAGTTTATGACAGAAAGAAACTGTTACTTTATGCCATGGTTTCTGGATCTCGCAAGCAGATTGACCGCCTGCTTAGAGAGTTACCAAATCTTTTCAACACCATAGAGGACTTTCTATGGTTTCAGTTGTGTGCCATACGTGAGAATTCTCATGGAGCCTCATCCTCTGCACTGAATGAGGGATCTGTGCCTTACACCTTAGATGATCTACAGACGTACCTTAATAAGTTTGAACCATCATATTACACCAAGAGTGGAAAGGACCCTCTCATGTACCCATATGTTTTGCTTTTAAGCATTCAGTTGTTACCAGCTGTCATCTACTTGTCGAAGGAAATGGGTGAAGGGTTTAACATTGATGCAGTTCATATAGCAATTACATTTGCAGATCACGGGGTTTTTTCAGAAGGTGCTGCTGCAGGACAGAAGATAGGATTGATGGATGCTTTTGCTGAAGTATCTAGCATGATTAGACAATATGGCTCTGCGTACTTAAGAATTGGGAATCTATCAATGGCACTGGAATATTTTGCACAAGCGGCTGCTGCAGTTGGAGGTGGCCAGATGTCGTGGGTAGGAAGAGGTAGTTTAGATCAGCAAAGACAGAGGAGCTTGATGCTGAAGCAGCTTCTTACAGAGTTGTTGTTACGTGATAATGGAATCTATCTCTTACTCGGACCTAGGGGAGCTGGAGAAGAAGCTGAACTAAGACGATTTTTTACTGATGCTGGTTCGAGGCAACAATTTCTGCTTGAAGCAGCTCGGCAGTGTCAAGAAACTGGTTTGTATGACAAA TCTGTAGAAATTCAGAAGAGAGTCGGTGCATTTGGAATGGCTTTAGATACAATTAATAAGTGCCTATCTGAAGCAATCTGCTCACTATCACGTGGCAAACTGGATGGTGATAGTCGGACAGCTGCGCTCATCCATTCTGGCAATGAGATATTAGAGATGTGCAAATATTATCCTGAGATCAg TGTGAAAGATAGAGAGCATGTCATAGAACAAGAAACTGTCTTAAGACAGCTTGAGGCGACACTGTCAATTCAAGAGCATGCACGACAAGGCCGCCATTTGGATGCATTACGGGAGATTTCTAAGCTTCCTTTTCTACCACTGGATCCACGTGCAACAACAGGGTTCAGCATGGATTCATTCCAGAATTTATCTCCTTATGTCCAGGCTTGTGTCCCTGACCTTCTAAGAGTTGCCTTAAGTTGTTTAGACAATGTGACAGATACTGATGGATCTCTCCGTGCTTTAAGAACAAAG ATTGCAAATTTCCTAGCGAACAATCTACATCGAAACTGGCCTGGTGATTTGTTTGACAAGGTTGCAAGAAGCCTTTGA
- the LOC110784106 gene encoding 40S ribosomal protein S10-1 — protein sequence MIISEKNRKEISKYLFQEGVCYAKKDYNLAKHPDIDVPNLQVIKLMQSFKSKEYVRETFAWMHYYWYLTNDGIEFLRTYLNLPSEIVPATLKKQMKPAGRPMGPGGDRPRGPPRFEGDRPRFGDREGYRSGPRGPPGEFGGEKGGAPADYQPSFGGARRPGFGRGAGGFGGGAPGAAPGAAPGAGASGSFA from the exons ATG ATTATCTCAGAGAAGAATCGCAAGGAGATTTCCAAGTACCTCTTCCAAG AGGGTGTGTGCTATGCTAAGAAGGACTACAACCTTGCAAAGCATCCCGACATCGATGTCCCAAATCTGCAAGTAATTAAGCTCATGCAGAGCTTTAAGTCAAAGGAGTATGTCCGTGAGACCTTTGCCTGGATGCACTACTACTGGTACTTGACCAACGATGGTATTGAGTTCTTGAGGACTTACCTCAACCTCCCTTCCGAAATTGTCCCTGCTACCCTTAAGAAGCAGATGAAGCCTGCTGGTCGTCCCATGGGTCCCGGTGGTGATCGCCCACG TGGCCCACCCAGGTTTGAGGGTGACCGACCAAGGTTTGGTGACCGTGAGGGTTACCGTTCAGGACCTCGTGGACCACCAGGGGAATTCGGTGGTGAGAAGGGTGGAGCTCCAGCTGATTACCAGCCTTCATTCGGT GGTGCAAGGAGGCCAGGATTTGGCCGTGGTGCTGGAGGATTCGGTGGTGGTGCACCCGGTGCCGCCCCAGGAGCTGCACCCGGAGCTGGTGCTTCAGGATCTTTTGCTTAG